Genomic DNA from Solanum pennellii chromosome 3, SPENNV200:
AGTTGATCGAACTGCACAAAAGGTGTACAAGAGATGGTACTGCTCGCTAGTATATTAGTAGTGTTCTCTATGTCATAAGCCTACAAGAAGTACAACGACATAGACAGAGTTTAAAGTACCAACCAAATGAATGTCTCAGATCCAAAAGTTGGATTGCCTATCCGCTATACGGAACATCTCTATCAACTTATTCAGTATTCACTTCATCTCCATGATAGGACTACTACTATAGAATCTATTCACAGCATCCAACGTTTAAGACGACTCCTAGAATGTTGCCAAAAATACAAGTTTTCCTTCTCTGTTCTTCTCTTTCGTTTTGATACTTGGTTGACAGGGTTAAAGACCTTTCTTATTCTTAAACTACTTCATGCTTCCCAGATGAGGGTCTTAAAAGTCGGGGAAACTAACTCAAGAGAaatagttattttcttttttcaagagCAAGCATGACAGTTTAGTTTCTGCGGCGGAACTTGCAAGCATGGCTATTGGAGACGTGAGCATCAACCCTACGTTGAGAGTATTTATGGAAAGCCACCTTTTTTAGGTGGTATTAAACATCCGTATTgataattgtaaaaaaaaaatttggttacTTACTAACAATTTCAAGCCATGGTGGTCATATCTTGACTGCTCTCTCCAATTGAGGAGTGATCCTACCAGAAATAGTAAACTGCCCAATAAGAAGGGAATGTTGACACTTTGTTGCAAGATTTGGACATGCCCATCCGCTCTTTCGTAAATCTGACACGAGTTATGGATTGAACCAAGCAGCCATAGAGCAGGGCCAGCAATAAGCAGACTCACAGCTTGCTTCTCCATTTTGTGATTGCCATACCCCTTTCCTGCCTTCACAAACGAATTAAATACTCGATCAGATGAAGAACTAAACATTATACTGAAACTACATAGCCAACATTCAACgtcatataaataatatatatttagccAAGCAAAATTACTATTCCCTGCATCACATTCGTGGCTTCTTTATCTGTTAAAGAAAGACCAGACACCTCCTTATAGTGGCATAGGCTGAATTTGTGCCAGTGGTATGGTGATCTTGTCAACGGGTTCAAGTTTGGCACTGTGGTAGTTAAAAGGCTAATTATGTTTCTTTTATTCTGTTCCAAAAAATGTAGTAAATGAAATTTTCGTACATCAGacatttttttcccttttcctcTACCCCACACCGGAGGATCCAGGGGCGGAGCTACCCTAGGGCAAGGTGTTGgaaaattacattgtatatatAGGTCAGAATTACATTGTTTGAGGTTTTGTTTTCTATCCTTGGTAGGAGCATTTGcttttttactttatattttgacaCCCCTTACTAAAAAAATCCTGGCTGCGCCACCGGGAGGAACAAACACTGTTTGAACTTAACCTAGCGCGATTCATACTTAATCTACCTGTTGACGGTGCAGGTACTCAACCAATAGAGTAAACCTCACTCGTTACATTTTAAGTCTTCCTAGTTGAAAACTTTTACCAATAAGCAAGGGTTCGATAATCTCCTTATCAAGCTTTCTCTCAAAGgtataatagattaaaaaagaagtatttttttttcaatcaaacATTCTCTTATGAAATGATTGCTTAGAATTCACTGTGATGTTTTTAACATACAAAGGATGAAACAGAAGAAATATAAAGCAAATGCATAAGGTACCTGAGTTCCAATTTATTTAAGAACTTCTGAATTTTGTGACGAATAATCTCGTAAATCACAAGTGTTGTctcacattttctttttaacaaactaagacaaataaatcaaaacagAGGGAGTTCATAGTTTACCTGAGTGAAGAGAAACAGAATGGCTAAGAAGTTGAGAATTGTTCCTACGGAGTGAACTACCGGCACAGCGAATTCGACGAGGGCAAGCTGCGGGTCAAATCCGAGCAATAGAAATCTATAATCGATTCCAGCGAGGTGAGCTAGAAGATCATGCACATTCACTACAACGATCACCGCCAACGCTATCAGCAACAGAACTAAACCGGACAATTTCTCTTTCGAGATCTGAGCAGCGAACCCACCAGCGAGCAATATGGTAGCGAACAAGTATATACCGGCGTTGATGTACTCGAATCGGTTTCCGGTCAGCCTCGGCCCGTACAATCGCATCTCCCGCGCCGATGCTAATTTCACCattattgttttgttgtttgtatgagaaaattgaaatcTCTGTTTAAACACTGATGAAGAAGAATTCATACAGGAATTGGGGGTACGTGGCTTTTTGCATGCTGTGTGAAAGCGTCAACGTTAACACGTGTTGATCGAACGAttgttttaaaactaaaattttgaatacTGATTTTTTATTACTGTCAAAAGTGTTTTAACTGTAAAGTTATACTctctctaaaaaaataaaataataacctCCGTTTCTTTTTAAtctgtttaaaaaaatgattttaatattattttttcatgtgatatatttaaatctataaaattaaagaataatttcatatatttaacataacttttcctttaatttaaaattacatgattaaaattttttttattttcttaaatttcgtgtcAAATCATATTAAACTATTCTTTATGAAacagaaaatatatattattgagtTATTGGAGCACAAATTTTGGCTTAAATCGAAAACCCTGTATAAGAATGGAGTAATTTTATTACtacactttattttatatttccttCATTTCTATTTAACTctatttatttaagaaattaagtaagtttaacattttatttttatttaggagtttatttaatgtttttcaaaaatcaaattttcaatctacgcatataaattaattaatttaaataaatacgaAGTAGTTGcttttacttaatttttgtatgttggttaaatatatacattcaaagctaataattattaatgataaaatagaaaaaaatatatttatgcattaattttacgaaaatatcatatattaagAACATTAGTTTTAGCAAGgacaatatataaataaacagACAGTAATATTGATTAGTTTTTTACTCCAACTAAACTTGTATAACTGCAGGTAGGGGCGGAGCTAGCAGAGTTAGAGTTCCATCTGAATTTCTTTCGGCGAAAAATATTGTTtcctttgtttcattttatatagtatttttcatttttcgaatgtcaaacaatttaattctgactgacttttcaaattcctcaaGCATTTTGCtatttcatttgaaaaaaagTAATTTCTAGCGttccataatatttatattaaaaataagaaagtctAATTGACTTTTGTTCTTCCACATTTTCTTCCTAATAAATAACTTACAAATCAAAGataattaaaacaatattatttaattaattagatatttaatttagtttagggGTGAagtggtaattcaacttttcatcTTTGGAACtttccacttataataatactagttttTAAGCACGTGTTGAGCACATGtgtttcatgtgaatttttatagataccttagaatgactaaaatttcatggaaatatatatgttaattgtaatgaataataatgtaacaattacaaaataagaataaaaacttACGGCAACAAAACATTcataaaaaactaaattaaaagtctaacagagagaaaaaaagacaaaaagaaacagaatatttaagaaaaataagattgatgtatatatagatgaaaaataagtataaaattagTATATAACTCTGTGAGTTCTTATCGACTACTttcatatcctatcaaaattcaagagtcttcGTCACCTACTTTTACTATAGAATAGGAATAATAACCTAATAATCTTGGTAGGGTGAtgagataaagaagttgaatctatataaataaaatagaaggaatatcaaaagatatcttaaagttttaatttaaatatttggaggttatgaatatgaaaagatgaaagttatgaatattaagagtataaaagttgaataagtaattagaaaaataataataaataaatgaagaatatgaaaaaaaaaattaaagttagcaAACAATGTAgaaagaacaactaaagttcTTATCATGTAATTAAGCCTAAGTGAATATAAATTTGTGaagctagagtcattctttgATAATAATCAAGAAGACATTATCAATGTGCGTCTCCATTTTGTAGATTTGTaacctttaaattattaaatttcgttatttatcataaaggataatactttattcacatcaattatattattcatgagaggggttaaggaaaaagttataagaaggggaaaagtaaataaatttatgtaaatttttttttataaaatattataatattatatagatatagattatagatgagaaatattaataaattagatatttaattaggtATTAATCTTGGAAAGTCTAAAAGTTATTAAcgtttaattaaatttatataattaaatatttaaacattttataacaatttaatttatattaaaagaagtaaaattgtaattcaactttcaatttttttttgattcatgcttttagtaatatatcatataatgatataattattaCATGTCGAATTCCTTGATTAGTTtataatctatttttttaaaattttaaattccttattaaaaattttagctCCGCGCTAATAGCAGGCCACACCACCGGGTGGCTCGCCTGAATGCCGAGTCTTTTTCTGCCGTCAACTCAATGTCGTCGGTCACCTGCAAGATAAGGCCTCAGCTTGTTGTGTTAGTCTGACAAATAGCTAAGGAAAATTGGGACCATCCTGAAAATTGGTTTTCACAGTTTGTCCAGGGATAGTAGTAAAAAATACAAAGAATGATTATAAGGCATTCATTTACAGGGACCTGGAGGCATCAACGCTGGAAATGGAGTTTCAGATTTTGCTCCAACATGTCTTGCAATAGTAATAATACGCATCCATCAATTGTCTCCACTAACATTGCAATTACAGAGTTAGCGAAAAAGGGTTTACTCGAACAAGCACGAAAGCTGTTTGAAAAAATGCCTCAAAGATCAATTGTCTCATGGAACACCATGATTTCTGGTTATTCCGAATGGGACAAGTTCAGTGAAGGGTTAAGTTTAGTTTCATTAATGCATAGCAGCTGTATAAAGCTGAATGAGTCTACTTTGTCCTCAGTACTAAGTATTTGTGCTCGATCACAGTCGCTCAATCGTGGTAAGGAAGTTCATGGGCTAGTTTTGAAATCTGGATATCAAAGTTTTCAGCTTGTGGGTAGTGCTTTATTGTATCTTTATTCAACGTGTCATGAAATCAAAGATGCAAGGATGGTGTTTGATGTATTGCATTGGGAGAATGAGTTGTTATGGAGCTTGATGCTTGTGGGAAATGTTAAATGTAACTTGTTAACTGATGCTTTGGAGATTTTTAGGAAAATGCCGACCCGTGATGTTGTTGCTTGGACCACTTTGATTTCTGGATACTCAAAGGTTGAAGGTGGATGCCAGAAAGCTTTAGAGTTGTTTCGGTCTATGAGAGAGGATACTGAGCTTGTCCCAAATGAATTTACTCTGGATTGTGTTTTGAGGGTGTCTGGTCGATTGGGATCTTTATATGGGGGAAGAGCAATTCATGGGTTGGTAGTGAAATTTGGGTTTGAGTGGGATCATTCTGTTTCTGGTGCACTGAttgatttttattgtaattgtgAGGTTCTTGATGATGCTATGTTAGTTTATAGTGCACTAGTTAATCCTTCCTTGAATAATTCAAACTCACTAATTGGAGGGCTAATCTTGGCGGGCAGGATTGAGGAGGCTCGATATTTGTTTAACGGATTGATCAAGCAGGATCATGTTTACAATTTGATGATTAAAGGATATGCCATGGCTGGTCAAGTAGAGGAGTCGAAACAGTTGTTTCTGGAGATGTCAGAAAGAAATTTAACTTCCATCAATACTATGATTTCTGTGTACTCGAGGAATGGTGAAATTGGCAAAGCTGTAGAGCTTTTTGAAGAAGTGAAAGTACAGGGAAATTCTGTTACCTGGAATTCTATGATTTCAGGATATACCCAAAATTATCAACATGAGAGTGCGTTAAAGTTGTATACAACCATGAGAAGACTAACAATTAGCCAAACTAGGTCAACATTTTCTGCCCTGTTTCACGCATGCTCCTGCCTTGGTTCACTTCAACAAGGTCAATTGATTCACGCAGATTTGATTAAGACTCCATTTGAATCCAATAACTATGTTGGGACAGCTGTTGTTGATATGTACTCCAAATGTGGGAGCCTTAATGATGCTCAAACATCCTTTCATAGCATTGCATATCCTAATGTAGCAGCATGGACAGCTCTGATTAATGGGTATGCACATCATGGGCTTGGCTCTGAGGCACTTGTACTTTTTCACCAAATGTTAGATGAAGGGATTAGTCCTAATGCAGCAACCTTTGTCGGTGTCTTATTGGCTTGTACTTGTGTGGGTTTGGTTGGAGATGGCACAAGACTTTTCCACGTAATGCAAGAATACTATGGTATAGCACCTACTCTGGAACACTACACGTGCATGGTAGATCTTCTTGGTAGATCAGGCCATTTACATGAAGCTGAGAAGCTTGTTAACAGAATGACTATTGAACCAGACTGCATTATCTTTGTTGCACTGCTTAATGCTTGTTGGTTCTGGATGGACATGGAAATTGGAGAGAGGGTGGCAGAAAAACTGTTGTCATTGGATCCCAAATCTACATCCAGCTGTGTTATCATGGCCAATATGTATGCAGGATTTGGCAGGTGGTGGGAGAAGATGAGAGTGAGGAAAGCAATGAAGAAACTGCAGTATAGAAAGGATCCTGGATATAGTTGGATTGAACTAAACAACAAGGTTCAATTTTTCTCCGTTGATAATAGAACTCATCCTTTTTGTGATACAATTTACTCAACTTTGGCAAACCTAAAAGCAAATGTGGACTCcgaaattaattttgattgtaCTTCAAAATTATTTGGTGAAAGTAAGTTACTCTCTTAGTTAATCCTCCtgattatattgatatgcaTAACATCTGTGGTGTTTATTGAAATTATTAGTTGtgtcaaaaaataaatgcaACTAGCATCATATAGATTTCTGCTGAATCTGTTTGACTTCTTATGCTTTAAAACTGATTATGGAACTCTGGTTTTCTCCAAGGCTTCATTTCTTTCATGTCTAAATCTTGTCTCTGGTGCATAGAATGATATTTCACCTAGGTGGGTGTGTGAGATTTGTTATGTATATGCAACGGCTAATCTTTGATATAGGAGGCCTTGAAAATCATACCTTGGTTCAAAGGCAGAGATTGAAGCGTTAGGAGATGCTTTATTCTGAGATATTGTCAGTTCTTGTTCATACGCTTCTACACAATTTTGACAGGTTCTGAGTATATATTCTTTCATTATCATCTGACAGTATCCATTCAAAGTGGGTGTACGTTTCATATTCCTAAGAAATAGTAGGAATATTAGTTTCTGGAGCTGTATCCACTTCCCCGGCATTATTCTGATGCTTATCTGATCTTCTTTTTGGTAATTCTGATGccttttttggggaaaaagatcTCGTATGCTACATGGTGTTTCCTAAGAAACAGTAGGACTATTAGTTTTTGGAGATGCATCCCCTTTTCTGTGATAACTCTGATGCTTTTTCTGGgaaaagaaaatctttttttttacatgGGGTTCCTTATGGTTCAGATTTGATCTTCTATTGAATTAATCTAATAGAAATGTCCACTAATAATGCTTATCGTGAATGTAGTATTcaattactttcatatatattagACTTCCCTTAATCGTGACTGATGAGACGAGAGACAATTCAAGATTATGTACTAATTGTATTGTTCCTATTTGACCTGTCAAGTGATATGTTTGAATGAACTTGAAGCAGATTTCCTTTCTCCTGCCTATCCCAGGGATCTTAATTTTcgttatattttctaaaaatgttaTTGCTGGGTGAAAGTCGATCCTAgcaaaagtgaaagaaaagaaaaggcaGCAGCTTCAGGGACAAGGTAAGTTCTTCCAATTCCTCAAGAGAATTAACTAAAGGATTACACACAGAAAAAACAATGTATATGGTTCACCATGTTATGTACTTGTTGGTCCTCTTTTCTGATCGTTGTTGAGTGGAATGGCTACTCCATTATTCGAGCAAGGTTCTACCTGTTTATCCAAAAATGAAACACTTAGCTATAACACGAAGGTTAAAGATTGCAATTTGCAACACACATGCTAGAGTAGAGAGATGTATAGTAGTATACCTTAATAAATACGTAAGGAGAGTTGTTTAATTCTTGGTGCTGAGATTCTCAGTGACAACGAGCATCGATTgatctttcttctcttcttgcTTGAGTTTCTCATCGTTATACTCCAAATCTGGCCATTTCTGTGGTTCTACTTCCATTACAGGATTCTTTCGATACTTGAAATACAGTATAAGCTGCAGGATACAAAGGGGTGTTCCCACCAGATTTGGAGactgaaagaagaagaaaaaaaagaagattttatGTAACTACACTTTGTTCTTGGATTTAtggaaaataaaagtttaaaaagGTAACTTAGTACTCCCTCCTCAGTTCTGTCTCAGTTTATATGACTCACTTTCCCTTTTAGTcagtataaaaaaaaacaaaacatttcTATATTAAGTATACATATCACTTATTTTAGACTGCAAGTCTTAAAAAACTCgttctttcttaaactccataTCACTCGTATAAAATGAGACGGAGAGAATAGTAAACTAACTGCTAGAAAGAGATCATGGCTGAGTAGTCCATAGGCCATCCAAAGACCACTAGCAAGAAAAGAGAATAATGACAAGTAAAATGGCATAAACTCCACACTCTTTGTCTTGATCACTTGTCTCTGCAGTACACATATGAGTGTTCATTACAAAAACAAAGCTGTTAGACATTAACATTACTTAGTTCTAGTAGATAATATATGTAATcatcagtatatatatatatatatatatatcgaaatTCGATTCGAAAAAAAATGTCTTACCACAACAACTAAAGGAGAAGCATACATAGCAATTGAAGCAACAAGTCCAATACTCCCTACAAAAACTTTTCGACGCCTGTGTTCATGAAATACAAACGTCGATATAATCCCCGTTGCTACACATATTAGAATAATAGGAACCACCATTTTTGCAACCTCCTTCtgcttttaacaaaaaaaaaataatcatactatatactatttttaaaaaaaaattgaatcaaaaatatatacaaCTTACCTTTACTTTAGTCGAAGAAAACCATAAATAAATGAGAATAAATGAGACCTCCAAAAGTATCCCAATTCCATTTATAGTAACCACTGGAAAATTTTCCCATTTATAACTTACTATTGGTAATCCATACCATGTATAGAGACAACAATTGAATAATGCT
This window encodes:
- the LOC107013840 gene encoding bidirectional sugar transporter SWEET3b isoform X2 is translated as MSERLRLAVGVMGNVASMLLYAAPMVTFSRVMKKKNIEGFSCVPYVLALFNCCLYTWYGLPIVSYKWENFPVVTINGIGILLEVSFILIYLWFSSTKVKKEVAKMVVPIILICVATGIISTFVFHEHRRRKVFVGSIGLVASIAMYASPLVVVRQVIKTKSVEFMPFYLSLFSFLASGLWMAYGLLSHDLFLASPNLVGTPLCILQLILYFKYRKNPVMEVEPQKWPDLEYNDEKLKQEEKKDQSMLVVTENLSTKN
- the LOC107013840 gene encoding bidirectional sugar transporter SWEET3b isoform X1 yields the protein MSERLRLAVGVMGNVASMLLYAAPMVTFSRVMKKKNIEGFSCVPYVLALFNCCLYTWYGLPIVSYKWENFPVVTINGIGILLEVSFILIYLWFSSTKVKQKEVAKMVVPIILICVATGIISTFVFHEHRRRKVFVGSIGLVASIAMYASPLVVVRQVIKTKSVEFMPFYLSLFSFLASGLWMAYGLLSHDLFLASPNLVGTPLCILQLILYFKYRKNPVMEVEPQKWPDLEYNDEKLKQEEKKDQSMLVVTENLSTKN
- the LOC107012840 gene encoding uncharacterized protein LOC107012840 — protein: MVKLASAREMRLYGPRLTGNRFEYINAGIYLFATILLAGGFAAQISKEKLSGLVLLLIALAVIVVVNVHDLLAHLAGIDYRFLLLGFDPQLALVEFAVPVVHSVGTILNFLAILFLFTQAGKGYGNHKMEKQAVSLLIAGPALWLLGSIHNSCQIYERADGHVQILQQSVNIPFLLGSLLFLVGSLLNWREQSRYDHHGLKLLSEDWMLFGLFGSLLLFIGGLMNVVKVFKMQQMSGLRLEKLRGGAQDRLIHEREGQMPLLIEEQRRRRQSSVEEGQMPLLVEEQSRRKKSSLKETTSTTVAPTPYKDVLVGQA
- the LOC107012839 gene encoding pentatricopeptide repeat-containing protein At2g13600-like gives rise to the protein MIIRHSFTGTWRHQRWKWSFRFCSNMSCNSNNTHPSIVSTNIAITELAKKGLLEQARKLFEKMPQRSIVSWNTMISGYSEWDKFSEGLSLVSLMHSSCIKLNESTLSSVLSICARSQSLNRGKEVHGLVLKSGYQSFQLVGSALLYLYSTCHEIKDARMVFDVLHWENELLWSLMLVGNVKCNLLTDALEIFRKMPTRDVVAWTTLISGYSKVEGGCQKALELFRSMREDTELVPNEFTLDCVLRVSGRLGSLYGGRAIHGLVVKFGFEWDHSVSGALIDFYCNCEVLDDAMLVYSALVNPSLNNSNSLIGGLILAGRIEEARYLFNGLIKQDHVYNLMIKGYAMAGQVEESKQLFLEMSERNLTSINTMISVYSRNGEIGKAVELFEEVKVQGNSVTWNSMISGYTQNYQHESALKLYTTMRRLTISQTRSTFSALFHACSCLGSLQQGQLIHADLIKTPFESNNYVGTAVVDMYSKCGSLNDAQTSFHSIAYPNVAAWTALINGYAHHGLGSEALVLFHQMLDEGISPNAATFVGVLLACTCVGLVGDGTRLFHVMQEYYGIAPTLEHYTCMVDLLGRSGHLHEAEKLVNRMTIEPDCIIFVALLNACWFWMDMEIGERVAEKLLSLDPKSTSSCVIMANMYAGFGRWWEKMRVRKAMKKLQYRKDPGYSWIELNNKVQFFSVDNRTHPFCDTIYSTLANLKANVDSEINFDCTSKLFGESKLLS